The Armatimonadota bacterium genome window below encodes:
- a CDS encoding heparinase II/III family protein, with product MSVRATLSLSVLGAMILTVLSSCQAAPQHPRVLLTAEDLPALVAKTTAAGPDAHGVDAAEAWKDILAKADFAATAPAYSYSVNIPLDNRKFAGLWTYTLSDQTPPRHDDSPAYPPWTAMFQERSDSITTRLMHLSFAALVTGEDKYFQRAREIALNLSNWDQWTDPSYGGGKIRACLDTGHCTGAVAMFYDWCHDKLSQEDRDKIRQAIIEKGIEACLADVDRYPPATNGYAVVLSGATLGAIAVQPETPEADGWIATCIEKARVGLDQGGKDGGAFEGPMYGTYLVDSLIKCLEAFDAAGIEQDLFDHPYLSTMTRYCVGLLAPDTLQMPCFGDGGPGIGFPQTMSVLAHRGDRQAAWYLQQIGRLGIETIYDFIRYDAQSLRPERPDWNPSTVFEDVGYAVLRDGFNAQAPTLFFKSGPYEENIGHNHYDHNAFVMTYGGEWVIPDRGYHSFYDPTERKFSLGSMGHCTVVMDIDDEYYARNIVPDPGHEQVNRMGGRITEFFAGSAFDFVTGEAAEAYNRPDLKVLDRFSRSILYVKPDFFVIMDDLQSPEPRSFNVLVHADGMGDVEPKGDHFILSRTTGEVWGRISSPHYENWESARYPGAEKYGPYLRAWTSKTANTRFTTFLYPRPSSNPKFIRNGGFERGLSGWQPRAGEDGPNHTISTENPAEGDQCAQIVNSGYYYSDRFRLPAGTEMTARAKIRTTELPEGKGATMTLYFWRGGKAFANKRIGPFAHADWQEHSITATVPEDTEEISLALEFFAPGTAWFDAARIDAPMQERPVVTPVVDVLPNGDLDGKLGDQRFVILREPGEVNGVATDAECSAVVFDGAGKPVRCFVKNGKSLRVNGSDLVTFDRICTAEVIIDGASVALNVQENLAPHAAQAAAVNVALALQVDSATVNGRKAAVQTAETGVRVTAE from the coding sequence ATGTCCGTTCGCGCAACCCTATCCCTCAGCGTTCTCGGAGCCATGATTTTGACCGTGCTATCGTCCTGCCAGGCCGCACCACAGCACCCCCGCGTACTTCTGACTGCCGAAGACTTGCCCGCGCTGGTAGCGAAGACCACCGCCGCCGGTCCCGATGCCCACGGCGTTGACGCGGCCGAAGCTTGGAAGGATATCCTCGCGAAGGCCGACTTCGCTGCAACCGCGCCTGCATACAGCTACTCAGTGAACATCCCCCTGGATAACCGGAAGTTCGCGGGGTTGTGGACCTACACCTTGTCCGACCAGACCCCTCCGCGGCACGATGATTCGCCGGCATATCCGCCCTGGACCGCCATGTTCCAGGAGCGTTCGGATTCCATCACAACCCGGCTCATGCACCTGAGCTTCGCAGCGCTGGTGACGGGTGAGGACAAGTACTTCCAGCGCGCCCGGGAGATTGCCCTGAACCTGTCCAATTGGGATCAGTGGACCGACCCGAGCTACGGCGGCGGCAAAATCCGCGCCTGCCTTGACACAGGCCACTGCACCGGCGCGGTGGCGATGTTCTACGACTGGTGTCACGACAAGCTTTCACAGGAGGACCGTGACAAGATTCGTCAGGCGATCATCGAAAAAGGCATCGAAGCCTGTCTTGCTGATGTAGACCGCTACCCGCCGGCGACGAATGGATATGCTGTGGTTCTGAGTGGGGCCACACTGGGCGCGATTGCCGTCCAGCCGGAGACGCCCGAAGCCGACGGGTGGATAGCGACCTGCATCGAGAAGGCACGGGTCGGGCTGGACCAGGGCGGCAAAGACGGAGGGGCCTTCGAGGGGCCCATGTACGGCACCTACCTCGTGGATTCGCTGATCAAATGCCTGGAGGCCTTCGACGCCGCGGGAATCGAGCAGGACCTGTTTGACCATCCATATCTGTCCACCATGACCCGGTACTGCGTGGGACTGCTGGCGCCGGACACACTTCAAATGCCCTGTTTCGGCGACGGTGGTCCGGGTATCGGCTTCCCGCAGACCATGAGCGTCCTGGCGCACCGCGGGGACAGGCAGGCTGCCTGGTATCTCCAGCAGATCGGGAGACTAGGCATCGAGACCATCTATGACTTCATACGCTACGACGCCCAGAGCCTGCGTCCCGAGCGACCTGACTGGAACCCATCCACGGTATTCGAAGACGTGGGCTACGCGGTGCTGCGAGACGGGTTCAATGCCCAAGCGCCCACGCTGTTCTTCAAGTCCGGCCCGTACGAGGAGAACATCGGGCACAACCACTACGACCACAACGCCTTCGTCATGACCTACGGCGGCGAGTGGGTCATCCCGGATCGGGGGTACCATTCGTTCTACGACCCCACCGAGCGCAAGTTTAGCCTGGGAAGCATGGGCCATTGCACCGTGGTCATGGATATCGACGACGAGTACTACGCGCGGAACATCGTTCCGGACCCCGGACACGAACAGGTCAACCGCATGGGGGGACGGATCACGGAGTTCTTCGCCGGAAGCGCCTTCGATTTCGTCACCGGTGAGGCGGCAGAAGCTTACAACAGGCCTGATCTCAAGGTCCTGGACCGCTTCAGCCGGTCCATCCTCTATGTCAAACCCGACTTCTTTGTGATCATGGACGATCTGCAATCTCCGGAGCCCAGGTCCTTCAACGTGCTGGTGCATGCAGACGGCATGGGAGACGTGGAGCCCAAGGGCGACCATTTCATCCTCAGCCGCACCACTGGCGAGGTCTGGGGCAGGATCAGCAGTCCGCACTACGAGAACTGGGAGAGTGCACGGTACCCGGGCGCCGAGAAGTACGGCCCATACCTGCGCGCGTGGACATCCAAAACGGCAAATACCCGGTTCACCACATTCCTGTATCCCCGCCCGTCCAGCAATCCCAAGTTCATCCGCAACGGCGGCTTCGAGCGAGGCCTGAGCGGTTGGCAGCCCCGTGCCGGCGAAGACGGGCCGAATCACACCATCAGCACGGAAAACCCGGCTGAGGGCGACCAGTGTGCTCAGATTGTGAACAGCGGTTACTACTACAGCGACCGATTCCGTCTGCCGGCGGGAACCGAAATGACGGCCCGTGCGAAGATCCGCACCACCGAACTGCCTGAGGGCAAAGGCGCGACCATGACGCTTTACTTCTGGCGCGGCGGAAAGGCCTTCGCGAACAAGCGCATCGGCCCCTTCGCACACGCAGATTGGCAGGAACACAGCATCACAGCCACGGTCCCGGAGGACACCGAGGAGATCTCCCTGGCGCTAGAGTTCTTCGCTCCGGGCACAGCGTGGTTCGACGCCGCCCGCATTGACGCCCCTATGCAGGAGCGCCCTGTAGTCACGCCCGTGGTGGACGTGCTGCCCAACGGTGATCTCGATGGGAAGCTGGGGGATCAGCGGTTCGTCATCCTGCGCGAGCCGGGGGAGGTGAACGGGGTTGCCACCGACGCCGAGTGCTCCGCAGTTGTGTTCGACGGGGCAGGCAAGCCAGTTCGCTGCTTTGTGAAGAACGGCAAGTCGCTGAGAGTGAACGGCAGCGATCTCGTCACCTTCGACCGCATCTGTACTGCTGAGGTCATCATTGATGGGGCCAGCGTCGCACTGAACGTGCAGGAGAACCTGGCACCTCATGCGGCGCAAGCGGCGGCCGTCAATGTCGCTCTCGCGCTGCAGGTGGATTCGGCGACGGTGAACGGCCGGAAGGCCGCAGTTCAGACAGCCGAGACAGGTGTCCGTGTGACTGCGGAGTAA
- a CDS encoding prepilin-type N-terminal cleavage/methylation domain-containing protein — MKRHGFTLIELLVVIAII; from the coding sequence ATGAAGCGACACGGTTTCACGCTGATCGAACTGCTGGTGGTCATCGCAATCATCTAA